Part of the Henckelia pumila isolate YLH828 chromosome 2, ASM3356847v2, whole genome shotgun sequence genome is shown below.
CAAGTCAGAGAAATCTCTGTGTGTTCTGCTTTTGGCATTTCAGGTAACACTGTACCAAGTCCCTTGTATTAAGTCCATAAACGCCTATGCTCTTCCATCTGTACGAGACCGCAGTGACAGAAATTACTGCTTTTTTTAAATTCGAAATTTACTGCATGGGATATGATTTGCAGGCCATTTGTTGCGGTTTCTGTTTCTTGTTGCGGTGGTTACTCACAGGCTGGTATAAATGAAGAACTCGAATCAGTGTGAGAATTTTTGGAAGATATCAGTGCCCTCTTCCTCTCCAAACGAATACTTTCATTGCAGATTTGAGACAAAAAATGGAGTAGCTTTGTTTGCAATATAACTTGAGAAACATAGATAAACTTCTGTACTGTTTCTTATCGTATCTTTGCCATATAATTTTAGAAGCATCGATgaacttttgaattgtttactCTGTTTCCTTGAGATGCAACGAAACTGcccttttatcttttttttttttttttttcccttttctcTTTTGGACGAAATTTGTTACTAGTGAAGACGGAGGGGCTAATTGCATGCACACCCCTTGTGAAAAGTttaaaaggcataaaaccccctgtgtaaaattaatagcatgttagatcctatattttaaaaaaattagcataaaaacccctatgagagggtgTAAATGTGCCCGaatttgtataacataggggtgaaatgtgctacattttaaaaaactgagggatgcattagcctattaatatttcttaaggggttttatgtcttttagacttttcacagggggtgtggatgcaattaaCCCGAAGACGGAGACTAGAAAAGTTTGTATTTGCTTCCTGGAGTAGTCAGTCACTCATAACTCATAAGTCATCCCCCATTAAATTATGCGAATATTTGTTGCTGCGGACAATAAATTTATGTGCGCCAATAACCAACCCCTTGATGCTCTAAAGTTGCTTGCGCTCGTGATCAACGACCTATAAAATATAGCCATGAGATTTTAATAGATCTAGATTCTATTTTTACACAAGCTCAGGTGCGATCCAAGGCACTTCATAAACATACTTGCAAGTCAAAGAAACCACCACTGATTTCTGAATTATTTTTGGAACATAAAAAACCGTAGGCATTTCTTCAGAGCTGTCATCAAAATAAGTTAGAGGGATTCTGCGAACTTTGTTGCATAAAGATCAACTTCTTGCCTCATGATGCAATTCATTAACCAATCCATGCTAAATGTCAAGATACCCATCTTGACTGCTGCGAGCACTTCTTCCATGTCTTCTTCACATGCCAAAAATATTGTTTTCGATAAATCCTCTACTTCACAAAATTCTCTGATCACCTAAATTTTTCCAAGACAATGAAGTTTTATATTTGCAGTCCATGCCATTCAATGCTAAAAGAACTGGTTAGTGGTGGCTTACTCTTCCTCCTGCCGACTTAACAATGGCTGAGAGGGTACTAGCTGGAGGTTGTACATGAGTTGCTGGCCATATATCCAGACCTTTAAGTAATGTATTGGGATTCGCTCTAGCTCTAAGAACTGCACATTTTAGCTCGCATCTGTACTTGCCCACGTATTCATCATCTTTCAGAAGAAATGGCATTTCATCTGCATTATCAGATGAAAACCGAATTGCTTACCGTCACTAGATAAATGGACGTTAAAATGATTCTGAAAAAAGTTGGAGGTGGAAGTTACCTACAAATCTACCCTTTCTGAAGCTTTCTTTCAGCCATGCAGCGGAGATAACCCAACATCTGCATTTAGTTCAACGAGTTTACATAGCATAGAACGAGCACAAGATATAATCAAATAACCATAGCACTACATTATATCTCATTCAGAGAGAAGCCAAACCCTGAACAGAGAGCAATGCAAAAGTTAAATGTCTTTCTGGCTTTCCCTGTAACAACATGAGTGCTTTCACTTCCATTAGAGGTAACAACTCCCCCCATGTCTTCAATTACCTATATGAAACGAAACATATAGGCTCAAAATGAATATTACCCAATCTGTTTCCTGGCTAGGGAGGTGAATCATTATAATAACTATAGTAGTGTTTTGGCAGATAAAGACAATACCTTTGTAAGACTTAACCTCTTATCATCATCAGCAATGTTCATGAGCATAATTTTGACACACTTTTCTGTGGGTGGGACTAACGGGAAGCTACAATTATCAATGGACATATTTCCTGCTCTACGTTCTTTGTACTTTCCGCAAGTGCTTTTACTCCGGGAATTAACTAGAGAAGCTTCCGAAATAAGTTTGTGTTCACTGAATGCTTTCAGGTTTCTCTCATAGAAATTCACTATTCTAACATCATTTGTCCAAACAGGGCATTGAGAAACCACTTGACAATCATTTGAATGAGTTCCCTTCACTTTTTTAGACTTCAGGGACGTGCTGGAAGTTCCCCATATCCGTTTCTTATATCCCTGTACTGAACAAGAACAATTCTCCAGGTCAGCAGCACCTCCAGCTTCTGTTACTCCATTCGTATAAGCCACATAACACTTTGCAATGGGAAGTTGATCAGCATTTGGGCAAtctataacaaaaaaataaagtagaTTAAGAACACAGCTGAATTTCAAAGGTAAAGGGTACATTGGACCATAGAATGCACTGGTTTTCGTGTAAAACAGAGTTCCACTTGACTAGAACTAAAAGTAAAACCTTTTAGGGTGTATATGGATAGAGTTATTTGGATTTGTGAGGAAATTTCAAATCATGGCACTGAAATGATTACCTTGAGGAGCGGGTTTTTTAAATgaagcaaaaaaaaataatactggACCAACAAAAGAGCCTTGATCTTAATATTCAGTGAAATAGATACAATAGACTTACGATATGAATTTGAAATCAAATACCTTCAAACCCACTTCCAGATGCTTCCTTAAGGAACACGCATGTCATAAAAATTATGAAAGAAGTACAAATTACTACACGTGGCTCAATAATATTAACGTGACACCCAATTTCCTAAGCTGGAGTTGTTGGTTTTTTCATGAGCTACTACCGTCCTTACATGTTTATAATTACTTCAGGCCAGTTCCATATGCTTAGACTACTAGACTTGTGAACTTAAGGACAAAGAACGCCCCTCTATCGAGTACATGTATCATATTCCGTATTTGATCTGCTAAATGTAAGCAAGCACTGCAGAGTAAATTTGGTGATGAACTTTATTATACTTTGTGAAAATAGTgacgaaaataaaaaataccagCATACCCTGGCATTGAAAATTATCAAAGTACAAGTACCATCATCGGAAAATTTTTCGAGTCCCAGTTGTTCAGAGTCAGAGTATCGACTCCCAGTCCATTGAAGATGTTCTACTTCCTTGCAGGGTTCTTGGACGTCTGTCATGTTTGTTAACCCTTGATACTTCATTTGTAAGGGCAACAAGAGTTCCATAGCTTTGGATGAGgcatccatggaaatatgagaCGCCAAAAGAGTTGAACCACCAGGAAAGCATAATGCTCGCCGAACACCAGCTTTAATAGGAAGTCTACTAGCTCTTCCCTTTTTATTCACCTTGCCAATCACCGTGAACCCCTGCATATAGTTTCAATCAAGAAAGTATGCAATTGCAAGTGCATAAACTATTTTTAAACAGAGGCAACAAGAAAGAAGCACGATGTTGCGACAAAGCCATCTTTCTCAGGCCATGCTTAGCCTTCTACTTGAATGTAAAAAATCAGTGTTGAAATTTTTCCAGTGGTCATGACCCAATTTCAAACTAGACATTAAGCACGAACCAGTTTAATCCAAAATCCTTCAGATTCTGTGTCTCCCCAGCAGAGTAAGGTGCGAACACCTACATTCAGCAGTCTTTCTCTCAATTCCGAGAATAATAAGCTGCCAATTCCCTGAAATTCTATCATTTATAAGCAACTCCAATCCGAAAGCCCAAATGAGAAAGATCCATGAAGGTGTGCATACGGAAAACTAATTCGGCAAGAGTGAACAACatttgaaagggaaaccaaAAGCATAGGAATCGTTAGCTCAACAAGGTATGCATTATACAATTCGGATGCCATGTTACTGTAAATACATAATTGACATATTAGTTAATATCATGTGTATCCCATTGAGCCCAGTTTGAAACTTAAAAAGGGGAGGAGATGAGGCCtagaaccttgttttgaaaaactGAGTTGACAGCCGCAAGAGGTATTTCAGCATACAGTGTATCAACCGGAATTATTTGATAAGTAATTGCTGCAATGACCTGttcaaaaatacaattgaaCCGTAAGCAAAGTGCATCAGCAAGTCATCCAATTAATGTTCACTCACAGTAACATCTTCGTAGTGACCCAAAAAAAAACTTGGGTCAATGCTCTCAACAATCACATcaactgaaaagtttatggattGCAATGGGTCAATGCTCTCAACAATCACATcaactgaaaagtttatggattGTAACCGCTGCAACGTACCTCTCCAGGCTGGTTTACATCCTTGCACTTCATCATTAAAGTACAATATTTTCTGGATAAAATAAACCAACTGgatggttatcacttatcaagGACAACAAGAGCGAGGAATGAGCAGGTCCTTACCCATTTGTAACACATCTTTGAAGAAACGTGGATTCCTTTCCAGTATTAGAAGCATAATTCATTGCAGGTAACTCCTTAATGTAAAGAGATAATGCTTCCTGAAACATCAGTTAAATAAACAGGAAACATCATATTATAATTGATGTGAAACTCAAAATGACATGCTTAGAATGATGTATGTATTTCCACCTGAACAAGGGACCTGCTATGGCTTTCTACATCGTTTGGATTAGCTAGCACGAAATAATAGTCTCCTGGAAACATAAATAAACACAAGAGAAAGGGATTTGATTTCTAATACAATGATAATTAATAAGTAAAAAGTAAAGAAGAAAATAATTACCGCGACCGCAATGCTGAGACCTATTATGTTTGTTGGTTTCTTCTACCACTACCGCATCCAATAATGACCATAAAAAAGGGaacaaaaaacaaacaaacaacaaATGAACACCcacaaatcaatttaaataggTCGAAATCAGTTAccagatattttaattttatcatCAGTTTGGGCACTATTTTGGGCGTTAAAATTCTTCGCTTCCACTGCGACCTGACGATTTCCTGGGGGAAAAAACAGACACACTCAAAAACAGCAAAATGGAATTACACAACACAAAAAGATTGATTGTTACCGATGGAAGAGCTTCTTCTTGTACGCTCCATTGGTGGATGTGAGTTGGGAAATGAAATGAATGGTTGCTTATTCGTTTGGCGGGAAATATTAAAAAATCTTTTTCCAGTGGGCCTACCCATATTGTAATTGGATCATTGATCCAAGTACTGGTACATGTATCATGGGCCTGCCCCATATTGTAATCGGATCATGGTCCAAATACATACATCGTGGGCCTGCCATCAGATTTGgaataaaatttaattgtagCTCAAATATAATATGGTACATGTttctttttataaatttaaaaaattcttcAGAAATACTCCCAACCATACTTTGATATATCAAATATTCTCTCAGTGTAATTCTTAAAGCATCGTCATAATTTTTAAGGGTTTAAGATGTACACATAATCGAAATATTTTAGTAATATTTCGACGAacgcaaaaaaaataaattactgTTTGTGGGATTTATTCGTGAAACTTGCTTATAGATCGAGTCAGAGATCCAACAATCATGTGCCTTATTTTTTACTGAAAAGGTACCACAATTCATTGCTTTTGGACAATAGATTCTCCTAACAGAGGCAGAGTTCAATCTACCTTATGAATATTATCCTAATAAAAGATCTAACAATCCATGATTTGTCATGTCAGCACTATAAGACTGCGTTTACTTAGTGAGATGAAATTACATGTGATAAATCATACTAGaactattaaaataattttgaaggatGTGGAATAATGATGGATAAACAATAACATGTTTACTTTTAGTTATTAATTTTGGGATTGAAACAATGATTGATGGACGAATTAAAATTTTACCCTCCACCTATATTAAATAatcttatatttaattttttattcatatataatttggatttgattattttttaattgtaaattattattgattcacAATCGAGTCATTTTCACGTATTAAAATTATTGggtataaaaatatgtattgtTTTAAAATAGTTAAAATTAATAAACTGAGTTATAAAAGAGTGATATAAATTTGGAAGAAAACACATGAATTAAAGGAGtgtaaattatgatttatgtaGATTTTTTTTCCACAATTAGTGTTCATGGTATGTTATAccatatataattaaggatGAAATATCCCATGAAATAAGGTTGAATGACGGGCCTTGAGATTTGAAgagaattgattttttttaaagtaaacaATGGATGAAATTGGATTAACAAGTTCATGCTATGGTTATCAAGCCAAGTAAACACACCCTAATATTAATGGTGCATATGTGTTGAGACGTAGATCATCTGATAATTGATTTGGGTATTATCCTAAAGAGAGGGTCTCAAGAATCACATCaacatatataataattaattatgtcCATGTGTAGATATATGAACCATTGGATGTATGATTTGAGTATTACTCTTAATGTAGGATCACAACAATAAGGTCATAAGATTATTAGTTTTTCAATACGTTTCAAATGTTTCTGTATTATATAAGATTCACAACAATCTGGTGAGACGGTTGCACGTGTCAATTTCGTGAGACGGATTCTTTATTTGAGTcacatattaaaaaatattgttttttatgtcaaatgtattatttttaattgtaaatatgGATTGAGTTGATTCGTTTCACAGATAAAAATCTGTGATACCGTCTCACAAGAAACCTATTCACGTGAAGCTTGGTCGATTTGTCTGTGTCCACTTTACATCACCGATGAAAATAAGTCAGAGTTCTAATTGATTGCGCCATTTTATTGCAAGTTTTTTCATACAAATGTATATATTGttatttgtaaaacaaaaaatgaatCGAATTAATTCATCCTACcatttttagagtttttattttgtcCTCCCGTTTGTATCTAGCTCCACTATTGTTTGTCTGCAGATAAACTTATATGATCGTATTATTTTCAAGAAAATACAACCACATTATCTTCTGAATTATATTTCTCGCTCTCtttatatattttcattttaaactTATAAGCTTTATTTTCCCCCCAAAACATTAAAAACTGCTCCATGTAAGCGATTTATTAATACATAGTAATTATTATAGCTAATTCCAATCAATCGtattttgtaatattttttcaacAACCAGCTTCACGCACCGTAAAATCAAACACGCTCTCTCCTACTGTATATATTCAtcccaaataatatttttgtgttttttttttcacacaaATCAAGAAatcattgaaaaaataaaattcacaaACAAATTTCTTAATTTATATATCCACGTTTAATTGAAGAAACAAATATTTTCAGTACATGGGTACTATATTAGTAAAGATTACAAAGAAATGTTACTGAACAATATATTGAGATAAccgaataaaaaaatttatataatcgTTTTAATCATCTTCCAACGCAAATGAAAGAATCAcaatttgtttgtttgtttttttcaatttatcactcaaatttaaataacaacCTCTTATATAGATTTTATGGTTGATTTTTGGCAGCAGCTAGTGCATGTTACGTACGTTAGCATAATAAGATACACGACCACGGGATCTAAGATAAAaactattttctatttttaataaGAATTATCCCAACAAAAAATTACTTTGAAAAAACATTAATTCGAATCTCCTTGTTGGGGTAACAATATCCCTAATCTAAAAAATTCAAGTTGTTATAAGCCAATGTTTTTCCtgtttacacacacaataaaatAACTCATAGAAATACACAAAGTTTTCTGCCATCAAAAcattagaataaaattaaattgaacTCGATGAAAAtacacatattatatatatatattcccagCATAAGCATGCACAATATTTATGTAGAATCGATCCTAAATTCAAAGAATTTCGAACGATCGATGGGGGCatgcaaaaaaaaatgaaatttatttgtCATGATTGGTGCAGAAGCATCATACGGCGAAAGTCGTCGAAGCAGACGAAGCCGTGTCCTTTGATGTCGACGTTTGTTATCATCCGACGGCAGTCGTCTAAAGTGCAATCGGGGATGGTTTTGTGTTgaaagttggaaattgttgacGACAGCCCACCAACCATTTTAATGTGTTCACATGCATTGTCTAAACgtggcaaaataaatcaaaattgaTTTCTTTTCTGAAGGCTTTCACATTGGAGGatgatgcctataaatagggtcaTTCGTTCTTCTTTTAGACATCCCAAAATCAGAGACCATaggaaataaaaaacaaaagaaaaaggtTTCTAGGTATTTTTTTGAGGgttctcttgtgtgagttagagaaatattttctcggtaatactcggggtttggggttggtgagagatatagtgtttaatatacacttgtaatatttctccggtaataaatatttgcagcagctccgtggacgtagcctatattgggtgaaccacgtacatcttggtgttcttgttgattattttttattccgcaattattatcgtcatgatcgtTCCGGCTtaatccataacaactggtatcagagctgttacggtgttcgggagccttggtgaaaaatttcttaaaattttgagtatgctctgtggttgcagctttgtctgatcttccacatcagaaaagattttttgaaattttattaaggcaagtgaagcgatggccggaaatgacggatcgggaccgagaatcaataagttcgacagtacagatttcacgttctggcacttacagattaaagattatctgtatagcaagaagctacatcaacctctatccaGGGTGAAGCCAGAAAATatggaggatgatgagtgggagcttcttgaccgacaagtgttaggggtaatacgattgactctaacaaagaacgtggcac
Proteins encoded:
- the LOC140884338 gene encoding uncharacterized protein isoform X2, whose protein sequence is MERTRRSSSIGNRQVAVEAKNFNAQNSAQTDDKIKISVVEETNKHNRSQHCGRGDYYFVLANPNDVESHSRSLVQEALSLYIKELPAMNYASNTGKESTFLQRCVTNGKYCTLMMKCKDVNQPGEVIAAITYQIIPVDTLYAEIPLAAVNSVFQNKGIGSLLFSELRERLLNVGVRTLLCWGDTESEGFWIKLGFTVIGKVNKKGRASRLPIKAGVRRALCFPGGSTLLASHISMDASSKAMELLLPLQMKYQGLTNMTDVQEPCKEVEHLQWTGSRYSDSEQLGLEKFSDDDCPNADQLPIAKCYVAYTNGVTEAGGAADLENCSCSVQGYKKRIWGTSSTSLKSKKVKGTHSNDCQVVSQCPVWTNDVRIVNFYERNLKAFSEHKLISEASLVNSRSKSTCGKYKERRAGNMSIDNCSFPLVPPTEKCVKIMLMNIADDDKRLSLTKVIEDMGGVVTSNGSESTHVVTGKARKTFNFCIALCSGCWVISAAWLKESFRKGRFVDEMPFLLKDDEYVGKYRCELKCAVLRARANPNTLLKGLDIWPATHVQPPASTLSAIVKSAGGRVIREFCEVEDLSKTIFLACEEDMEEVLAAVKMGILTFSMDWLMNCIMRQEVDLYATKFAESL
- the LOC140884338 gene encoding uncharacterized protein isoform X1, producing the protein MERTRRSSSIGNRQVAVEAKNFNAQNSAQTDDKIKISVVEETNKHNRSQHCGRGDYYFVLANPNDVESHSRSLVQEALSLYIKELPAMNYASNTGKESTFLQRCVTNGWFILSRKYCTLMMKCKDVNQPGEVIAAITYQIIPVDTLYAEIPLAAVNSVFQNKGIGSLLFSELRERLLNVGVRTLLCWGDTESEGFWIKLGFTVIGKVNKKGRASRLPIKAGVRRALCFPGGSTLLASHISMDASSKAMELLLPLQMKYQGLTNMTDVQEPCKEVEHLQWTGSRYSDSEQLGLEKFSDDDCPNADQLPIAKCYVAYTNGVTEAGGAADLENCSCSVQGYKKRIWGTSSTSLKSKKVKGTHSNDCQVVSQCPVWTNDVRIVNFYERNLKAFSEHKLISEASLVNSRSKSTCGKYKERRAGNMSIDNCSFPLVPPTEKCVKIMLMNIADDDKRLSLTKVIEDMGGVVTSNGSESTHVVTGKARKTFNFCIALCSGCWVISAAWLKESFRKGRFVDEMPFLLKDDEYVGKYRCELKCAVLRARANPNTLLKGLDIWPATHVQPPASTLSAIVKSAGGRVIREFCEVEDLSKTIFLACEEDMEEVLAAVKMGILTFSMDWLMNCIMRQEVDLYATKFAESL
- the LOC140884338 gene encoding uncharacterized protein isoform X3, giving the protein MCYKWCKDVNQPGEVIAAITYQIIPVDTLYAEIPLAAVNSVFQNKGIGSLLFSELRERLLNVGVRTLLCWGDTESEGFWIKLGFTVIGKVNKKGRASRLPIKAGVRRALCFPGGSTLLASHISMDASSKAMELLLPLQMKYQGLTNMTDVQEPCKEVEHLQWTGSRYSDSEQLGLEKFSDDDCPNADQLPIAKCYVAYTNGVTEAGGAADLENCSCSVQGYKKRIWGTSSTSLKSKKVKGTHSNDCQVVSQCPVWTNDVRIVNFYERNLKAFSEHKLISEASLVNSRSKSTCGKYKERRAGNMSIDNCSFPLVPPTEKCVKIMLMNIADDDKRLSLTKVIEDMGGVVTSNGSESTHVVTGKARKTFNFCIALCSGCWVISAAWLKESFRKGRFVDEMPFLLKDDEYVGKYRCELKCAVLRARANPNTLLKGLDIWPATHVQPPASTLSAIVKSAGGRVIREFCEVEDLSKTIFLACEEDMEEVLAAVKMGILTFSMDWLMNCIMRQEVDLYATKFAESL